A DNA window from Iodobacter ciconiae contains the following coding sequences:
- the astE gene encoding succinylglutamate desuccinylase, which translates to MPHTHPVLADFLSFTLQDHPIDIVKGTLASGVHWHYLGEGLLEFVPHHGSDQSLVLSAGIHGNETAPIELLNTLVKDLATGQQALDVRLLVLLGNVAAMRGSDRYLDDDLNRLFDHRHTHLPESREALRAAQIEAAMAQFFAGASGARYHLDLHTAIRPSSFTRFGLLPYQTRPYDAHLLKCLECCDLGALLINHAPAGTFAYHSSQHHGAESVTLELGKVQPFGQNKLDEFAGINALMQSMVSATKPNWPAQPYQVFKVVGQLEKHSEAFKLHLPDDVANFSSYPQGTLIASDTGYEYKVSHSEERVVFPNPKVKPGVRAGLMVVEVKDY; encoded by the coding sequence ATGCCACACACTCATCCTGTTCTTGCTGATTTCCTGAGTTTCACCTTACAAGATCATCCCATCGATATCGTCAAAGGCACGCTGGCCAGTGGAGTGCATTGGCATTACCTGGGCGAGGGTTTGCTGGAGTTTGTGCCGCATCATGGCAGCGATCAAAGCCTGGTTTTGTCGGCAGGAATACATGGCAATGAGACTGCGCCGATTGAGCTGCTGAATACCTTAGTTAAAGACTTGGCGACGGGGCAGCAGGCTTTGGATGTACGGCTTTTGGTGTTGCTAGGTAATGTGGCCGCGATGCGGGGGAGTGATCGCTATCTGGATGACGATCTCAACCGCTTATTTGACCACCGCCATACGCATCTGCCAGAAAGCCGCGAGGCGCTGCGTGCCGCGCAAATTGAAGCGGCAATGGCACAGTTTTTTGCCGGAGCCAGCGGTGCGCGTTATCACCTTGATCTACACACCGCCATCCGCCCTTCCAGCTTCACCCGCTTTGGCCTGCTTCCTTACCAAACTCGGCCTTATGATGCCCATTTGCTTAAATGCCTTGAGTGCTGTGATTTAGGCGCGCTACTGATTAACCATGCCCCGGCAGGCACTTTTGCTTACCATTCCAGCCAGCACCACGGCGCAGAATCGGTAACGCTGGAGCTGGGCAAAGTGCAGCCCTTTGGGCAAAATAAACTCGATGAATTCGCTGGCATCAACGCACTCATGCAAAGCATGGTCTCCGCCACCAAGCCCAACTGGCCCGCCCAGCCCTATCAAGTGTTTAAAGTGGTCGGCCAGCTAGAGAAACACAGCGAAGCCTTTAAACTGCACCTGCCAGACGACGTCGCCAACTTCAGCAGCTATCCCCAGGGCACGCTGATTGCATCGGATACCGGCTACGAATACAAAGTCAGCCACTCAGAGGAGCGCGTCGTCTTCCCCAACCCCAAGGTAAAACCGGGCGTTCGGGCAGGATTGATGGTGGTAGAAGTAAAGGATTATTAA